Proteins from one Mixophyes fleayi isolate aMixFle1 chromosome 9, aMixFle1.hap1, whole genome shotgun sequence genomic window:
- the LOC142101407 gene encoding growth hormone secretagogue receptor type 1-like, with protein MGVNKTDSGSGDSANYTMDETTALFHIQILVPVTILCIVLFLLGVTGNLLTILIFKRDKDMRSTVNMYLSSMAVSDILIFLGLPSDLYRIWKYKPYIFGNFACKFLVYLSETCTYCTILHITTVSVERYLAICFPLKAKIMITKKRVRVIIIFLWILSSVTAGPSLFLFGVEHRPGTQPEDTMECKYMESADQNGLLRVMMWVSTVYFFIPVFFLTLLYGLICRKLWKNKHGIQGPNAANRGKHHKQTVKMLAVVVLSFVLCWLPFHIGRILFAWAGIGEYMFYDLTQYFNLISMVLFYLSASINPMLYNIMSQKYRAAMGKILNPRPDPQSRNTTRSEQSSLEGTELSSFISQSDLCWKPSQSYGDPTSQITGLKGSTTNAFAPDTTGHVEKS; from the exons ATGGGCGTTAACAAAACCGACAGCGGATCTGGAGATAGTGCAAACTATACTATGGATGAAACAACTGCACTGTTTCATATTCAAATTCTGGTTCCAGTTACTATCCTTTGCATTGTGCTGTTTCTGTTGGGGGTAACAGGAAACCTGCTAACAATTTTGATCTTTAAGAGGGATAAAGACATGAGGTCCACAGTCAACATGTACCTATCCAGTATGGCAGTGTCTGACATTCttatttttcttggccttccttcTGATTTGTACAGAATTTGGAAGTATAAACCATACATATTTGGGAACTTTGCCTGCAAGTTTCTGGTTTACCTGAGTGAGACCTGCACTTACTGTACAATACTTCACATCACCACTGTAAGTGTAGAACGCTACCTGGCCATTTGTTTTCCTCTGAAGGCCAAAATAATGATCACTAAGAAACGGGTGAGAGTCATCATTATTTTTTTGTGGATTCTTTCCTCGGTCACGGCAGGGCCCAGTTTGTTTCTTTTTGGTGTAGAACACCGTCCAGGAACTCAACCTGAGGACACCATGGAATGTAAATACATGGAGAGCGCTGACCAGAACGGACTATTACGGGTGATGATGTGGGTCTCCACCGTATATTTTTTCATACCCGTGTTCTTTCTGACATTGCTTTATGGTCTTATCTGTAGGAAACTATGGAAGAACAAGCATGGGATTCAGGGACCCAATGCTGCCAACAGAGGCAAACACCATAAACAAACAGTTAAAATGCTGG CTGTTGTGGTGCTGTCCTTTGTGCTGTGCTGGCTGCCTTTCCATATTGGCCGCATCTTGTTTGCCTGGGCTGGAATAGGGGAATACATGTTTTACGATCTCACGCAGTACTTCAATCTCATCTCTATGGTTCTATTTTACTTGAGCGCCTCTATCAACCCCATGCTCTACAACATTATGTCACAAAAGTACAGGGCCGCCATGGGTAAGATACTAAACCCAAGACCAGATCCACAATCCAGGAACACCACAAGGAGTGAGCAGTCCTCTCTGGAAGGGACAGAGCTCAGTTCTTTCAT atctcaatctgatctgTGCTGGAAACCAAGTCAGAGCTatggagaccccacctcgcaaattacaggacttaaaggatctactaCGAACGCCTTTgcgccagataccacaggacacgtTGAGAAGTCTTGA